A single region of the Larus michahellis chromosome W, bLarMic1.1, whole genome shotgun sequence genome encodes:
- the LOC141735556 gene encoding gamma-secretase subunit Aph-1b-like isoform X1: MTLAIFFGCTFIAFGPALGLFLFTIARDPLRIIILIAGAFFWLVSLLLSSLIWFIAVKASDPQDEPLQKGLLIFGIMFSVLLQEAFRFLYYKLLRKAIKGLVALSEDSCSPISIQQTAYVAGMGFGLMSGAFSMINLLADALGPGTVGIHGDSQLYFLTSDVLQPPVHGQPGALLPADGHSCHLGLPALRGLCPEPAALPALSTERTQPSAGILRPHGMFLSPATPALPSVLAARAAITFSSISFLLDWWTLASPSGAGTGVWLQQLADWCGWGWLTPPPL, translated from the exons ATGACGCTCGCCATCTTCTTTGGGTGCACCTTCATCGCCTTCGGGCCGGCGCTCGGCCTCTTTCTCTTCACCATCGCCCGAGACCCGCTCCGCATCATCATCCTTATCGCTGG GGCTTTCTTCTGGCTGGTGtcactgctgctctcctccctcaTCTGGTTTATTGCTGTTAAAGCCAGCGACCCCCAGGATGAGCCGTTGCAGAAGGGGCTCTTGATATTTGGGATAAtgttctctgtgctgctgcaggaggcctTCCGCTTTCTCTACTACAAGCTCCTCAG GAAGGCCATCAAGGGGCTGGTGGCCCTCAGCGAGGACAGCTGCTCCCCCATTTCCATCCAGCAGACGGCATACG TGGCTGGCATGGGCTTTGGGCTCATGAGTGGCGCCTTCTCCATGATCAATCTCCTGGCAGACGCATTAGGGCCTGGCACTGTGGGCATCCACGGAGATTCACAGCTCTACTTCCTGACCTCAG ACGTTTTGCAACCCCCTGTACATGGGCAGCCTGGTGCCCTCCTACCTGCTGATGGCCACAGCTGCCACTTGGGCTTACCTGCTCTCAGGGGGCTCTGCCCAGAACCTGCGGCGCTTCCTGCTCT GTCTACGGAACGGACCCAGCCCTCAGCTGGAATCCTGAGGCCCCATGGGATGTtcctgtccccagccacccctgccctcccctctgtCCTGGCAGCAAGAGCAGCCATCACCTTCTCTTCAATATCTTTTCTCCTGGACTGGTGGACCCTGGCCAGTCCCAGTGGAGCAGGCACTGGGGTCTGGCTGCAGCAGCTAGCTGACTGGTGTGGCTGGGGCTGGCTCACTCCACCACCCCTTTAG
- the LOC141735556 gene encoding gamma-secretase subunit Aph-1b-like isoform X3, translating to MTLAIFFGCTFIAFGPALGLFLFTIARDPLRIIILIAGAFFWLVSLLLSSLIWFIAVKASDPQDEPLQKGLLIFGIMFSVLLQEAFRFLYYKLLRKAIKGLVALSEDSCSPISIQQTAYVAGMGFGLMSGAFSMINLLADALGPGTVGIHGDSQLYFLTSAFMTMVLIFLHTFWGILFFHGCEHRCWWEITAVIIMHLTVSGSTFCNPLYMGSLVPSYLLMATAATWAYLLSGGSAQNLRRFLLCLRNGPSPQLES from the exons ATGACGCTCGCCATCTTCTTTGGGTGCACCTTCATCGCCTTCGGGCCGGCGCTCGGCCTCTTTCTCTTCACCATCGCCCGAGACCCGCTCCGCATCATCATCCTTATCGCTGG GGCTTTCTTCTGGCTGGTGtcactgctgctctcctccctcaTCTGGTTTATTGCTGTTAAAGCCAGCGACCCCCAGGATGAGCCGTTGCAGAAGGGGCTCTTGATATTTGGGATAAtgttctctgtgctgctgcaggaggcctTCCGCTTTCTCTACTACAAGCTCCTCAG GAAGGCCATCAAGGGGCTGGTGGCCCTCAGCGAGGACAGCTGCTCCCCCATTTCCATCCAGCAGACGGCATACG TGGCTGGCATGGGCTTTGGGCTCATGAGTGGCGCCTTCTCCATGATCAATCTCCTGGCAGACGCATTAGGGCCTGGCACTGTGGGCATCCACGGAGATTCACAGCTCTACTTCCTGACCTCAG cctttaTGACCATGGTGCTGATTTTCCTTCACACCTTCTGGGGGATCCTCTTCTTCCATGGCTGTGAGCACCGGTGCTGGTGGGAGATCACAGCTGTCATCATCATGCACCTTACTGTTTCGGGGTCG ACGTTTTGCAACCCCCTGTACATGGGCAGCCTGGTGCCCTCCTACCTGCTGATGGCCACAGCTGCCACTTGGGCTTACCTGCTCTCAGGGGGCTCTGCCCAGAACCTGCGGCGCTTCCTGCTCT GTCTACGGAACGGACCCAGCCCTCAGCTGGAATCCTGA
- the LOC141735556 gene encoding gamma-secretase subunit Aph-1b-like isoform X2: MTLAIFFGCTFIAFGPALGLFLFTIARDPLRIIILIAGAFFWLVSLLLSSLIWFIAVKASDPQDEPLQKGLLIFGIMFSVLLQEAFRFLYYKLLRKAIKGLVALSEDSCSPISIQQTAYVAGMGFGLMSGAFSMINLLADALGPGTVGIHGDSQLYFLTSAFMTMVLIFLHTFWGILFFHGCEHRCWWEITAVIIMHLTVSGSVYGTDPALSWNPEAPWDVPVPSHPCPPLCPGSKSSHHLLFNIFSPGLVDPGQSQWSRHWGLAAAAS; this comes from the exons ATGACGCTCGCCATCTTCTTTGGGTGCACCTTCATCGCCTTCGGGCCGGCGCTCGGCCTCTTTCTCTTCACCATCGCCCGAGACCCGCTCCGCATCATCATCCTTATCGCTGG GGCTTTCTTCTGGCTGGTGtcactgctgctctcctccctcaTCTGGTTTATTGCTGTTAAAGCCAGCGACCCCCAGGATGAGCCGTTGCAGAAGGGGCTCTTGATATTTGGGATAAtgttctctgtgctgctgcaggaggcctTCCGCTTTCTCTACTACAAGCTCCTCAG GAAGGCCATCAAGGGGCTGGTGGCCCTCAGCGAGGACAGCTGCTCCCCCATTTCCATCCAGCAGACGGCATACG TGGCTGGCATGGGCTTTGGGCTCATGAGTGGCGCCTTCTCCATGATCAATCTCCTGGCAGACGCATTAGGGCCTGGCACTGTGGGCATCCACGGAGATTCACAGCTCTACTTCCTGACCTCAG cctttaTGACCATGGTGCTGATTTTCCTTCACACCTTCTGGGGGATCCTCTTCTTCCATGGCTGTGAGCACCGGTGCTGGTGGGAGATCACAGCTGTCATCATCATGCACCTTACTGTTTCGGGGTCG GTCTACGGAACGGACCCAGCCCTCAGCTGGAATCCTGAGGCCCCATGGGATGTtcctgtccccagccacccctgccctcccctctgtCCTGGCAGCAAGAGCAGCCATCACCTTCTCTTCAATATCTTTTCTCCTGGACTGGTGGACCCTGGCCAGTCCCAGTGGAGCAGGCACTGGGGTCTGGCTGCAGCAGCTAGCTGA
- the LOC141735556 gene encoding uncharacterized protein LOC141735556 isoform X4 — protein sequence MTLAIFFGCTFIAFGPALGLFLFTIARDPLRIIILIAGAFFWLVSLLLSSLIWFIAVKASDPQDEPLQKGLLIFGIMFSVLLQEAFRFLYYKLLSGWHGLWAHEWRLLHDQSPGRRIRAWHCGHPRRFTALLPDLRSTERTQPSAGILRPHGMFLSPATPALPSVLAARAAITFSSISFLLDWWTLASPSGAGTGVWLQQLADWCGWGWLTPPPL from the exons ATGACGCTCGCCATCTTCTTTGGGTGCACCTTCATCGCCTTCGGGCCGGCGCTCGGCCTCTTTCTCTTCACCATCGCCCGAGACCCGCTCCGCATCATCATCCTTATCGCTGG GGCTTTCTTCTGGCTGGTGtcactgctgctctcctccctcaTCTGGTTTATTGCTGTTAAAGCCAGCGACCCCCAGGATGAGCCGTTGCAGAAGGGGCTCTTGATATTTGGGATAAtgttctctgtgctgctgcaggaggcctTCCGCTTTCTCTACTACAAGCTCCTCAG TGGCTGGCATGGGCTTTGGGCTCATGAGTGGCGCCTTCTCCATGATCAATCTCCTGGCAGACGCATTAGGGCCTGGCACTGTGGGCATCCACGGAGATTCACAGCTCTACTTCCTGACCTCAG GTCTACGGAACGGACCCAGCCCTCAGCTGGAATCCTGAGGCCCCATGGGATGTtcctgtccccagccacccctgccctcccctctgtCCTGGCAGCAAGAGCAGCCATCACCTTCTCTTCAATATCTTTTCTCCTGGACTGGTGGACCCTGGCCAGTCCCAGTGGAGCAGGCACTGGGGTCTGGCTGCAGCAGCTAGCTGACTGGTGTGGCTGGGGCTGGCTCACTCCACCACCCCTTTAG